In Perca fluviatilis chromosome 11, GENO_Pfluv_1.0, whole genome shotgun sequence, the following proteins share a genomic window:
- the LOC120567694 gene encoding sodium/potassium-transporting ATPase subunit alpha-1-like, translated as MGRGCGADGGKAKKKERDLDELKKEVSLDDHKISLDDLGKRYGVDLTRGLTSARALEILARDGPNALTPPPTTPEWVKFCRQLFGGFSILLWIGAILCFLAYTIQVATRST; from the exons ATGGGCAGAGGG TGTGGTGCCGATGGAGGGAAGGCGAAGAAGAAGGAAAGGGACTTGGATGAGCTAAAGAAGGAGGTGTCCTTG GACGACCACAAAATATCTCTGGATGATCTGGGAAAACGCTATGGAGTGGACCTCACGAGG GGCCTGACCAGCGCCAGAGCGTTGGAGATTCTTGCCAGGGACGGTCCAAACGCCCTGACCCCTCCCCCCACCACACCTGAGTGGGTCAAGTTCTGCCGTCAGCTGTTCGGCGGCTTCTCCATCCTGCTCTGGATCGGTGCCATCCTCTGCTTCCTAGCTTACACCATCCAGGTGGCCACGAGGAGCACATGA